One genomic region from Terriglobus aquaticus encodes:
- the bamD gene encoding outer membrane protein assembly factor BamD: MTTFSLPLLRHGRVRAAVLALTLSATTFAAPNAFAASKEMIQLQTQVQQLQDAVARLQQSNDERMGVLKDLVQQTADSVNKMGLTVGQLQQQVAAQAQGEGGKVDQVSGQVQSLNDSLDELKARLQRIEKSLGDVQSSQQSLNARLEGGAAPGGSLPAATGAGSETAPVTNPRGSRAPRTTAPPPGFPSDSSTETAPPAGTAPAGADATPAAATGAPPVADLYQTAFGDYNAAKYSLAKAEFNDVIRFYPDSNFAGNAYFYLGEMLFKTRDYGPATRQYDKVIEQYPGNPKIPAAQLRKGQALIGLHQTEAGARELRSLIQRYPNSPEATTARARLGDLGMGTTAARAR; this comes from the coding sequence ATGACGACCTTTTCGCTTCCACTTCTGAGGCACGGCCGGGTCCGTGCCGCCGTTCTGGCGCTCACGCTTTCTGCGACGACGTTTGCCGCGCCCAACGCTTTTGCAGCGAGCAAGGAGATGATCCAGCTGCAGACGCAGGTGCAGCAGCTGCAGGACGCAGTGGCCCGGTTGCAGCAGTCGAACGACGAGCGCATGGGCGTGCTGAAAGACCTAGTGCAGCAGACTGCAGACTCGGTCAACAAGATGGGGTTGACGGTGGGCCAGTTGCAGCAGCAAGTTGCTGCGCAGGCGCAGGGTGAGGGTGGCAAGGTCGACCAGGTGTCCGGGCAGGTGCAGTCGCTGAACGATTCGCTGGACGAGCTGAAGGCGCGCCTGCAGCGAATCGAAAAGTCGCTTGGCGATGTGCAAAGCTCGCAGCAGTCGCTGAACGCGCGGCTGGAGGGTGGCGCCGCGCCGGGTGGATCATTGCCTGCGGCAACGGGTGCGGGCAGCGAGACGGCCCCAGTGACGAACCCGCGCGGCTCGCGTGCACCGCGCACCACGGCTCCGCCTCCGGGCTTCCCGTCTGACAGCTCGACCGAGACGGCGCCCCCGGCAGGAACGGCACCCGCTGGAGCGGATGCGACTCCTGCGGCTGCGACCGGAGCTCCGCCGGTGGCGGACCTCTACCAGACCGCGTTCGGCGATTACAACGCGGCGAAGTACTCGCTGGCCAAGGCCGAGTTCAACGATGTGATCCGGTTCTACCCGGACTCGAATTTCGCGGGAAATGCGTACTTCTACCTGGGCGAAATGCTCTTCAAGACGCGCGACTACGGCCCGGCAACCCGGCAATATGACAAGGTGATCGAGCAGTATCCGGGTAACCCGAAGATTCCTGCCGCGCAGTTGCGCAAGGGCCAGGCGCTCATTGGGTTGCACCAGACCGAGGCGGGCGCGCGCGAGTTGCGGTCGCTGATTCAGCGCTATCCGAACTCACCCGAAGCTACGACTGCGCGCGCGCGGTTGGGTGACTTGGGCATGGGGACCACGGCAGCACGAGCTCGCTAA
- a CDS encoding DNA repair protein RecN, whose translation MLLELRAENYAVIDHAVATFGGGLNLLTGETGAGKSILVDALALLMGERATSDVVRHGAEKAVVSCVFETTAGAESILEANGIDVEGTEILLRREVSSGGKGRVFINNQPATVGVLRQLAPELALVHAQSETLGAFDQAQQRGLLDRFAGIHTQNAPAPEAAQRIRERLLAHKDLDKEQNGEAVFVAYHLWRQAREALDALSTDEQERLRMADLWSFQRGEILDAAITGDTEDDDLEAEKRVLSNAEKLYTAAMSASDLLYEGEAAAATLLTSAQKQLDELAKFEPKFVEHASQLANARATVEDISSTVRDYAENINASPERLAEIEDRLALLDRLKRKYGRTLLEVIQYGEEVTQKLAEIENRDAMIAEAKQRVADTEHIYTCVAQDLTETRTSNARRLEKLAEQQINDLAMTVKFRVEVAPQKEQQFWTATGWDHIECLIATNAGEPLKPLEEIASGGEMSRVMLALKVSVEEGGPGKTKRRIALPRTLVFDEIDIGIGGRAAEAVGAKLKSLAAHQQVLCVTHLPQIAAFGNQHFLISKTEKAGRTRTDIRQLKEEERALEVARMLSGATVTETSLRHAEQMLKASRS comes from the coding sequence ATGCTGCTGGAATTGCGCGCTGAGAACTACGCCGTCATCGACCACGCGGTGGCCACCTTCGGTGGTGGCCTCAACCTGCTCACCGGCGAAACCGGCGCGGGTAAGTCGATCCTCGTCGACGCTCTCGCTCTGCTGATGGGCGAGCGAGCCACCAGCGACGTCGTTCGCCACGGTGCAGAGAAGGCCGTCGTTTCCTGCGTCTTTGAAACCACGGCCGGCGCCGAAAGCATTCTCGAAGCGAACGGCATCGACGTCGAAGGCACCGAAATCCTTCTCCGCCGTGAGGTCTCCTCCGGCGGCAAGGGCCGCGTCTTCATCAACAACCAGCCCGCCACCGTCGGTGTCCTGCGCCAGCTCGCCCCGGAGCTGGCCCTGGTTCACGCGCAATCGGAAACCCTGGGCGCCTTTGACCAGGCGCAGCAGCGCGGCCTGCTCGACCGCTTCGCCGGCATCCACACCCAGAACGCACCCGCGCCCGAAGCCGCCCAGCGCATCCGCGAACGCCTCCTGGCTCACAAAGATTTGGACAAGGAACAGAACGGGGAAGCGGTCTTCGTCGCCTACCATCTCTGGCGCCAGGCTCGCGAGGCGCTCGACGCCCTCTCCACCGACGAGCAGGAGCGCCTGCGCATGGCCGACCTCTGGAGCTTTCAGCGCGGTGAGATCCTGGACGCGGCTATCACCGGCGACACCGAAGACGACGACCTCGAGGCCGAAAAGCGCGTCCTGAGCAACGCCGAAAAGCTCTACACCGCCGCCATGAGCGCCAGCGACCTCCTGTACGAAGGCGAAGCCGCCGCCGCAACTTTGCTCACCTCTGCGCAGAAGCAATTGGACGAGCTGGCAAAGTTCGAACCCAAGTTCGTCGAGCACGCCTCCCAGCTTGCCAACGCCCGCGCCACCGTCGAAGACATCAGCAGCACCGTCCGCGATTACGCCGAAAACATCAACGCTTCGCCCGAGCGCCTGGCCGAAATTGAAGACCGCCTCGCCCTGCTCGACCGCCTCAAGCGCAAGTACGGCCGCACCCTCCTTGAGGTCATCCAGTACGGCGAAGAGGTCACGCAAAAGCTGGCCGAAATCGAAAACCGCGACGCCATGATCGCCGAAGCCAAACAGCGCGTCGCCGACACCGAGCACATCTACACCTGCGTCGCGCAGGACCTAACCGAAACCCGCACCAGCAACGCGCGCCGGCTGGAAAAGCTGGCCGAGCAGCAGATCAACGATCTCGCCATGACGGTCAAGTTCCGCGTCGAGGTCGCGCCTCAAAAAGAGCAGCAGTTCTGGACGGCCACCGGCTGGGACCACATCGAGTGCCTCATCGCCACCAACGCGGGCGAGCCCTTGAAGCCGCTCGAAGAAATCGCCAGCGGCGGTGAGATGAGCCGCGTCATGCTCGCACTCAAGGTATCGGTCGAGGAGGGCGGCCCCGGCAAGACCAAGCGCCGCATCGCCCTGCCGCGCACCCTCGTCTTCGACGAAATCGACATCGGCATCGGCGGCCGCGCGGCAGAGGCCGTCGGCGCCAAGCTGAAATCCCTCGCCGCCCACCAGCAGGTGCTCTGCGTCACCCACCTGCCTCAGATTGCCGCGTTCGGCAACCAGCACTTCCTCATCAGCAAGACGGAAAAAGCCGGCCGCACCCGAACCGACATCCGCCAGCTCAAGGAGGAGGAGCGCGCCCTCGAAGTCGCCCGCATGCTCTCCGGCGCCACCGTCACCGAAACCAGCCTTCGCCACGCCGAACAGATGCTGAAAGCAAGCCGTTCCTGA
- the shc gene encoding squalene--hopene cyclase: MSLSPTSSNPNQAPTQPRFGRIDVALDVVRGSIQRSVQWLFGQQHPEGYWVGELEADVMLEADYIFMHKLLGTGDPGKLERAVNEILRHQNADGGWSLYPGGPSNINYGVKAYHALKLMGWSADHPVLVNARKWVLANGGVVECNTFTKIYLCAFGEYDWSAVPAVPPEIVLFPNWFYFNIYEISSWSRGILVPLSIIYAKKPLKRLSPEQGIGELFVGGRENSNLHPRWDKQNKISWRNFFLFWNRIAQWYERVHIRPLRRKALKRAEQWMLERFEGSDGLGAIYPAMLNAIVALRSMGYSFDDPQMIRAMDEFEKLGIDCPEGTPDYPTPTFRMQPCFSPVWDTAQVVSSLGDAGVSSTDPRMVKAADWLLSKQVLHKGDWAEKVKNVAPGGWAFFFNNIHYPDVDDTGEVLLALKSVDHPQERRQHEAAQRAIEWIFGMQCRNGGWASFDRDNTKMIFQYIPFADHNAMLDPPTVDITGRILETLASYGYTRRDPRVEKAIQFIRKEQETDGSWFGRWGVNYLYGTFLVLRGLEAMNFGHNEPEVQQAVEWVRSVQNSDGGWGETCGTYDDPSQRGVGASTPSQTAWALLALLAGGDNRSDSVAKGVRWLTERQQEDGSWSELVPGRNGESYYTGTGFPRVFYLGYHLYKQYFPLLALSTYQRSMTNEASEA; the protein is encoded by the coding sequence ATGTCGCTATCGCCTACATCCTCGAATCCGAATCAGGCTCCCACCCAGCCTCGATTCGGAAGGATCGACGTGGCTTTGGACGTCGTTCGCGGGAGCATCCAGCGATCGGTCCAGTGGCTCTTTGGCCAGCAGCACCCGGAAGGCTACTGGGTCGGCGAGCTAGAAGCCGACGTCATGCTCGAAGCCGACTACATCTTCATGCACAAGCTGCTGGGCACGGGCGATCCCGGTAAGCTTGAGCGTGCCGTCAATGAAATCCTGCGCCACCAGAACGCCGACGGCGGCTGGAGCCTCTACCCCGGCGGCCCGTCCAACATCAACTACGGCGTCAAGGCCTACCATGCGCTCAAGCTGATGGGCTGGAGCGCAGACCACCCCGTGCTCGTCAACGCCCGCAAATGGGTTCTGGCCAACGGCGGCGTCGTCGAGTGCAACACCTTCACCAAGATCTACCTGTGCGCCTTTGGGGAGTACGACTGGTCCGCCGTACCCGCTGTCCCGCCGGAGATCGTTCTTTTCCCGAACTGGTTCTACTTCAACATCTACGAGATCAGCTCGTGGTCCCGCGGCATTCTCGTTCCGCTGTCGATCATCTACGCCAAGAAGCCGCTGAAGCGCCTCTCGCCCGAGCAGGGCATCGGCGAACTTTTCGTGGGCGGCCGCGAGAACTCCAATCTGCACCCGCGCTGGGACAAGCAGAACAAGATCTCCTGGCGGAACTTCTTCCTCTTCTGGAATCGCATTGCGCAGTGGTACGAGCGCGTCCACATCCGGCCGCTCCGCCGCAAGGCGCTGAAGCGGGCAGAGCAGTGGATGCTCGAACGCTTTGAGGGATCCGACGGTCTCGGCGCCATCTACCCCGCCATGCTCAACGCCATCGTGGCTCTGCGTAGCATGGGCTACTCCTTCGACGATCCGCAGATGATCCGCGCGATGGACGAGTTCGAGAAGCTCGGCATCGACTGCCCGGAGGGCACGCCGGATTACCCGACGCCCACCTTCCGCATGCAGCCGTGCTTCTCGCCGGTGTGGGACACGGCACAGGTCGTTTCCTCTCTCGGAGATGCAGGCGTTTCCTCAACCGACCCTCGCATGGTCAAAGCCGCCGACTGGCTCCTCAGCAAGCAGGTGCTGCACAAAGGCGACTGGGCGGAGAAGGTGAAGAACGTCGCCCCGGGTGGCTGGGCCTTCTTCTTCAACAACATTCATTATCCCGATGTGGACGATACCGGCGAAGTCCTGCTGGCTCTCAAGTCCGTAGATCATCCGCAGGAGCGGCGCCAGCACGAGGCGGCGCAGCGCGCCATTGAATGGATCTTCGGCATGCAGTGCCGCAACGGTGGTTGGGCGTCCTTTGACCGCGACAACACCAAGATGATCTTCCAGTACATCCCCTTCGCCGATCACAACGCGATGCTGGACCCACCGACGGTCGACATCACCGGCCGCATTCTGGAGACGCTGGCCTCGTACGGCTACACCCGTCGCGATCCGCGCGTCGAAAAGGCCATCCAGTTCATCCGCAAGGAACAGGAGACGGACGGCAGTTGGTTCGGCCGCTGGGGCGTGAACTACCTCTACGGCACCTTCCTGGTCCTTCGCGGCCTGGAAGCCATGAACTTCGGCCACAACGAGCCTGAGGTGCAGCAGGCCGTCGAGTGGGTACGCTCCGTGCAGAACTCCGACGGCGGCTGGGGCGAGACCTGCGGCACCTACGACGATCCCTCGCAGCGCGGAGTCGGCGCCAGTACGCCTTCGCAAACTGCCTGGGCGCTACTCGCTCTTCTCGCGGGCGGCGACAACCGGTCCGACTCGGTCGCCAAGGGCGTGCGCTGGCTCACCGAGCGGCAGCAGGAAGACGGCTCCTGGAGCGAGCTCGTCCCCGGCCGCAACGGCGAAAGCTACTACACCGGAACCGGCTTCCCGCGCGTCTTCTACCTTGGCTACCACCTGTACAAGCAGTATTTCCCTCTGCTCGCGCTCAGCACCTACCAGCGCAGCATGACCAACGAGGCCTCGGAAGCCTGA
- the pal gene encoding peptidoglycan-associated lipoprotein Pal — translation MLQSKGWTGRESQSSWKRAGTGVVATLLLTLSLSGCHKKKVAPPPPPPPAVDAPTATLSADPLAIDQGQTVTLTWRTTNATDVSIDGIGTVNPNGTQTVTPSNSTNFHLVAKGEGGTTDANVRVTVRVAAPPANTGDSSNISGDMGTDAAFHAAVKDIFFDYDSYDLRADAQTNASQAANYLTQHPAIRVVVGGYCDERGSAEYNLALGENRANAAKQALVNAGVSADRIRVVSYGKEKQFCTEANESCYQQNRRAQFNLDR, via the coding sequence ATGTTGCAAAGCAAGGGCTGGACCGGTCGAGAGAGCCAAAGTTCGTGGAAGCGCGCCGGCACGGGCGTAGTAGCGACGTTGCTGCTGACGCTGTCGCTGAGTGGCTGCCACAAGAAGAAAGTCGCGCCTCCGCCGCCTCCGCCTCCCGCGGTCGATGCACCCACGGCAACGCTGTCGGCTGACCCGCTGGCGATCGACCAGGGTCAGACGGTGACGCTGACCTGGCGCACGACGAATGCGACGGACGTGTCGATCGACGGCATCGGAACGGTAAACCCCAACGGAACGCAGACGGTGACACCGTCGAACTCCACGAACTTTCACCTGGTTGCGAAGGGCGAGGGCGGCACAACAGATGCGAATGTGCGCGTGACCGTGCGTGTGGCCGCACCTCCGGCCAATACCGGGGACAGCAGCAACATCTCCGGCGATATGGGTACCGATGCAGCGTTCCATGCCGCGGTGAAGGATATCTTCTTCGATTACGACAGCTACGATCTGCGGGCGGACGCACAGACGAACGCGTCGCAGGCGGCCAACTACCTGACGCAGCATCCGGCGATCCGCGTGGTGGTGGGCGGGTACTGCGACGAGCGCGGCTCGGCCGAGTACAACCTGGCACTGGGCGAGAACCGCGCCAACGCAGCCAAGCAGGCGCTGGTGAATGCGGGCGTGTCGGCGGATCGCATTCGCGTGGTGTCGTACGGCAAGGAAAAACAGTTCTGCACGGAAGCTAACGAAAGCTGCTACCAGCAGAATCGCCGCGCGCAGTTCAACCTGGATCGCTAA
- a CDS encoding 4-hydroxy-3-methylbut-2-enyl diphosphate reductase, which translates to MTTLAADPLFAEAEVPANDSQTKQVLLLKPRGFCAGVVRAVDIVKIALDTFGAPIYVRKEIVHNSYVVDDLRQKGAIFVNELDEVPEGQRVIYSAHGVSPAVRDRAKERGLKVIDATCPLVTKVHVEAIKFAKQGYSLVLVGHRDHEEVEGTQGEAPDVTQVVSTVEEVEALVVPDPDKVAYLTQTTLSLDEAKYMIDALKRKFPNIVGPHAQDICYATENRQTAVKNVAHNADVVLVVGSRNSSNSNRLVEVSLNLGTKSYLIDKAEDIQPEWLESASRVAVTAGASAPEVLVQEVVAYLQARGFGSANEVEVMPENVRFGLPPEIVQAIASAPRPTV; encoded by the coding sequence GTGACGACACTAGCTGCTGACCCCCTCTTCGCCGAGGCGGAAGTTCCCGCCAACGATAGCCAGACCAAGCAGGTCCTCCTGCTCAAGCCGCGAGGCTTCTGCGCTGGCGTGGTGCGTGCCGTCGACATCGTAAAGATTGCGCTCGATACCTTCGGCGCTCCCATCTACGTCCGCAAAGAAATCGTGCATAACAGCTACGTTGTCGACGATCTGCGCCAGAAGGGTGCCATCTTCGTTAACGAACTGGACGAGGTTCCCGAAGGCCAGCGTGTGATCTACTCCGCACACGGCGTCTCGCCCGCGGTCCGCGATCGCGCCAAGGAGCGCGGCCTCAAAGTGATCGACGCCACCTGCCCCCTGGTCACCAAGGTTCACGTGGAAGCGATCAAGTTCGCCAAGCAGGGCTACTCGCTCGTTCTGGTCGGGCACCGCGACCACGAAGAGGTCGAAGGCACGCAGGGCGAAGCTCCTGACGTTACCCAGGTGGTCTCCACCGTCGAAGAAGTCGAAGCTCTGGTCGTCCCAGATCCCGACAAAGTCGCCTACCTCACGCAGACGACGCTTTCGCTCGACGAAGCGAAATACATGATCGACGCCCTCAAGCGCAAGTTCCCCAACATCGTCGGTCCCCACGCGCAGGACATTTGCTACGCCACGGAGAACCGCCAGACCGCGGTCAAGAACGTTGCGCACAATGCAGACGTGGTGCTCGTCGTTGGCTCCCGCAACAGCTCCAACTCCAATCGCCTGGTCGAAGTCTCCCTCAACCTCGGCACCAAGTCCTACCTGATCGACAAAGCGGAAGACATCCAGCCCGAATGGCTTGAGTCGGCTTCGCGCGTTGCCGTCACGGCCGGCGCCTCCGCTCCTGAGGTCCTGGTCCAGGAGGTTGTCGCCTACCTCCAGGCGCGTGGATTCGGATCGGCAAACGAGGTGGAAGTTATGCCGGAGAACGTCCGGTTCGGTTTGCCCCCGGAAATCGTTCAGGCAATCGCGTCGGCGCCGCGTCCCACAGTCTAG
- a CDS encoding ExbD/TolR family protein: MAFSSGGRRQAGLAEINITPLVDVVLVLLLIFMLTAPVLQSGIEVAVPQTRAVNQLTEEHSVVTIDADQRVYFQDKPVSLDQLPGLVSQGAGDASKRVIYVRADGKVPFEAFASVMDAVKRGGVTNISVVTRPFDQTVAH, translated from the coding sequence ATGGCATTTTCAAGCGGCGGTCGCAGACAGGCAGGCCTCGCGGAGATCAACATCACGCCGCTGGTCGATGTGGTGCTGGTGCTGCTGCTGATTTTCATGCTGACGGCTCCGGTGCTGCAGTCGGGCATCGAGGTCGCCGTGCCGCAGACGCGAGCGGTGAACCAGCTGACGGAAGAGCACAGCGTGGTGACCATCGATGCCGACCAGCGCGTGTACTTCCAAGACAAGCCGGTGAGCCTGGACCAGTTGCCGGGCTTGGTATCGCAAGGCGCGGGTGACGCGTCCAAGCGAGTGATCTATGTGCGGGCAGACGGCAAGGTTCCGTTCGAAGCGTTTGCCTCGGTGATGGACGCAGTGAAACGCGGTGGCGTGACGAACATCAGCGTGGTGACACGGCCGTTTGACCAGACTGTCGCGCACTAA
- a CDS encoding DPP IV N-terminal domain-containing protein, translating into MAQRSTFLFSLACSFVLSSCSVVRAAAQDTLSTGINKGVDRIRIAPAPFHADNADAGPLKVTFDAVLESDLKNAGVFDVVSKSMEPQAQPANPKDINLSQWSQNPANAAFVALGGFGLTGGRLVVNAFVVDTHNAQYPQVIGKQYTDTATDENARQIAHRFADEIILRLGGGLPGIAETKLYFIHAGGGTKEVWAMDYDGANPHAITHLGSIALSPRVSPDNSRVAFSTISNAGNQIRMYSLLLGRMVNFSQTGDLNITPAWSSTGQLAWASSRSGNPEIYVGDASGNGARRVTNSRGSNSSPTWNPKTGSQIAFISSRTGLPQLYIMDADGANVQRMTDGGYATSVSWSPNGQFLAFAWNRKYGPGAPGGQDIYVMDIASKRWVQLTNGIGRCDFPTWSPDGRHIAFAVGSGPRGQIWSMLADGTEKQKLTSGDMPNWSFR; encoded by the coding sequence ATGGCACAACGGTCCACATTTCTCTTCTCTCTTGCATGCTCGTTTGTGTTGAGCTCGTGCAGTGTTGTGCGAGCGGCGGCGCAGGACACACTGAGCACCGGAATCAACAAAGGCGTCGATCGCATCCGGATTGCGCCGGCTCCGTTTCACGCAGACAACGCGGATGCCGGGCCGCTGAAGGTGACCTTCGATGCGGTGCTGGAAAGTGACCTGAAGAACGCGGGCGTGTTCGACGTGGTGTCGAAGAGCATGGAGCCGCAGGCACAGCCGGCGAACCCGAAGGACATCAACCTGAGCCAGTGGTCGCAGAACCCCGCGAACGCGGCGTTTGTGGCGCTGGGTGGCTTCGGCCTGACGGGCGGCCGGCTGGTGGTGAACGCGTTTGTGGTGGACACGCACAATGCGCAGTATCCGCAGGTGATCGGCAAGCAGTACACCGACACGGCAACCGACGAGAATGCGCGGCAGATCGCACACCGCTTTGCGGACGAGATCATTCTGCGGCTGGGCGGCGGGCTGCCTGGCATTGCAGAGACGAAGCTGTATTTCATTCACGCGGGTGGTGGAACTAAGGAAGTCTGGGCTATGGACTACGACGGTGCCAACCCGCACGCGATCACGCACCTGGGCAGCATTGCGCTGTCGCCCCGGGTTTCGCCGGATAACTCGCGCGTGGCGTTTTCGACGATCAGCAATGCCGGCAACCAGATCCGGATGTATTCCCTCTTGCTGGGCCGCATGGTGAACTTTTCGCAGACGGGTGACCTGAACATTACGCCGGCGTGGTCGAGCACCGGCCAGTTGGCGTGGGCTTCGTCGCGCAGTGGCAACCCGGAGATCTATGTGGGCGATGCCAGCGGCAATGGAGCGCGGCGCGTGACGAACTCGCGAGGGTCGAACAGTTCGCCCACGTGGAATCCGAAGACTGGATCGCAGATTGCGTTCATCAGCAGCCGCACGGGACTGCCGCAGCTCTACATCATGGATGCGGACGGCGCGAACGTGCAGCGCATGACGGATGGCGGGTACGCGACGTCCGTTTCGTGGTCACCCAACGGACAGTTTCTGGCGTTTGCCTGGAATCGTAAGTACGGTCCGGGTGCTCCGGGCGGCCAGGACATCTACGTGATGGACATCGCGAGCAAGCGGTGGGTTCAGTTGACTAACGGCATTGGACGGTGCGACTTCCCGACCTGGTCGCCGGACGGTCGACACATTGCGTTCGCCGTGGGTTCGGGACCGCGCGGACAGATCTGGAGCATGCTGGCCGACGGAACCGAAAAGCAGAAGCTGACGAGCGGAGACATGCCCAACTGGAGCTTCCGCTAG
- a CDS encoding MotA/TolQ/ExbB proton channel family protein, with amino-acid sequence MPANVFATLGLVLLQDDLSTATPSPAAAHASGGALADMLHNSGPTALLVLIVLAAMSIFSWMIMIGKFSAFRQAGLQNQRFLKAFRKSTRLSEIAGVADQFQPAPLVGVFTEIVEEYQRQTGGRGLPRSPQAIERAAGIASSEALTEMESRLTWLATIAAVAPFVGLLGTVLGIIDAFHGLGTQGAATLRAVAPGISEALITTAAGLVVAIPAVVGYNQLTARIREFGSRMDDFGRELLNAIENAAAAPAPGPGPSSVRAAADRLGMER; translated from the coding sequence ATGCCTGCGAACGTTTTCGCCACGCTCGGTCTTGTTCTGTTGCAGGACGACCTTTCCACTGCCACGCCGAGCCCGGCGGCGGCGCACGCCAGCGGCGGAGCGCTGGCCGACATGCTGCACAACAGCGGACCCACGGCGCTGCTGGTCCTGATTGTGCTGGCGGCCATGTCGATCTTTTCGTGGATGATCATGATCGGTAAGTTCTCCGCGTTTCGCCAGGCGGGACTGCAAAACCAGCGATTTCTGAAGGCGTTCCGCAAGAGCACGCGGTTGAGCGAGATCGCCGGGGTTGCCGACCAGTTTCAGCCGGCGCCGCTGGTTGGCGTGTTTACGGAGATCGTCGAGGAGTATCAACGGCAGACCGGCGGCCGCGGCCTGCCGCGCAGCCCGCAGGCGATCGAGCGCGCCGCTGGAATTGCTTCGAGCGAAGCCCTGACCGAGATGGAAAGCCGGCTGACATGGCTGGCGACCATTGCAGCGGTGGCGCCGTTCGTGGGTCTGCTCGGAACGGTGCTGGGCATTATCGATGCGTTCCACGGCCTGGGAACCCAGGGAGCGGCAACGCTGCGAGCCGTGGCGCCGGGCATTTCAGAAGCTCTGATTACGACGGCAGCGGGCCTGGTGGTCGCGATTCCGGCGGTCGTCGGCTACAACCAGTTGACGGCGCGCATCCGGGAATTCGGATCGCGCATGGATGATTTTGGCCGCGAGCTGCTGAATGCGATCGAGAACGCGGCGGCGGCTCCTGCACCGGGGCCGGGACCGTCGTCTGTACGCGCGGCGGCTGACCGGCTTGGCATGGAGCGCTGA
- a CDS encoding energy transducer TonB — MPALKERAVTRKASTGRELAGSLLVHGLLIGGILGSGILFHGKTEKWGDSEELAGAVQATAVTAIPLPPRVPPKEENVLATDRPSVAPPPPKEAAEPPPKPTDVPVKVKKPEKEPPKKVADKLAPATPKIVPPKVVEPQKATSGASGGVRIAMQAVTNKVGTSAINVTDQSFGARFGYYVRQMNQRISQQWVTATLDPDAQGRRVYMTFRIDRSGQLSEVRIVQSSGNRSLDSSAVRTLERIETLAPLPEDYTGNYITVQYYFEPS; from the coding sequence GTGCCGGCCCTGAAAGAGCGCGCAGTAACCCGCAAGGCGTCGACCGGCCGTGAGCTGGCCGGATCGCTGCTGGTGCATGGGCTGCTGATCGGGGGCATCCTGGGCTCGGGCATTCTCTTTCACGGCAAGACTGAGAAGTGGGGCGACTCTGAGGAGCTTGCCGGTGCGGTGCAAGCGACGGCGGTCACGGCAATCCCGCTGCCGCCACGCGTGCCGCCGAAGGAAGAGAACGTGCTGGCCACGGACCGGCCCAGCGTAGCCCCGCCTCCGCCAAAGGAAGCCGCGGAGCCGCCGCCGAAGCCGACCGACGTTCCGGTGAAAGTGAAGAAGCCGGAAAAGGAGCCGCCGAAGAAGGTGGCGGACAAGCTTGCACCGGCGACACCGAAGATTGTGCCGCCCAAGGTAGTGGAGCCGCAAAAGGCGACCAGCGGAGCGTCAGGTGGTGTGCGCATTGCGATGCAGGCGGTGACGAACAAGGTGGGAACGTCGGCGATCAACGTGACGGACCAGAGCTTTGGAGCGCGCTTCGGGTACTACGTGCGGCAGATGAATCAGCGCATCAGCCAGCAGTGGGTGACGGCAACGCTGGATCCGGACGCGCAGGGCCGGCGCGTGTACATGACGTTTCGCATCGATCGAAGCGGGCAGTTAAGCGAGGTCCGCATTGTGCAGTCGAGCGGCAACCGGTCGCTGGATTCAAGCGCGGTGCGAACGCTGGAGCGCATTGAGACGCTGGCGCCGCTGCCGGAGGATTACACGGGCAACTACATCACGGTGCAGTACTACTTTGAGCCGTCGTAG